A single window of Sphingobacterium sp. ML3W DNA harbors:
- the tsaB gene encoding tRNA (adenosine(37)-N6)-threonylcarbamoyltransferase complex dimerization subunit type 1 TsaB, giving the protein MHTYILQIETSTSVCSVALVESGKICQHESVDEPNVHATKLTILIQALLDRQNIGFTELDAIAVSMGPGSYTGLRIGVSTAKGLCYALDIPLIAVNTLYGIYAGFLAHHANAQEYDLYIPMLDARRMEVYCTAFNKEGLVVTATQALIVDEASMDHYLAKYPRICLFGPGADKLEATFKAAKGVEVITGVQTNAVDISQIAFDRYQAKEFEDVAYFEPYYLKDFVATTPKKRPVL; this is encoded by the coding sequence ATGCATACTTATATTTTACAAATCGAGACCTCTACTTCTGTATGTTCAGTAGCTTTAGTTGAATCAGGCAAAATCTGTCAACACGAAAGTGTGGATGAACCTAATGTTCATGCAACTAAGCTCACAATCCTCATACAGGCTTTGCTAGATCGTCAAAATATAGGTTTCACGGAATTAGATGCCATTGCCGTGAGTATGGGGCCCGGCTCTTACACTGGCCTGAGGATTGGTGTTTCTACAGCTAAAGGACTTTGTTATGCTTTGGATATTCCCTTAATAGCGGTAAATACCTTATATGGAATTTACGCTGGATTTCTTGCTCATCATGCTAATGCTCAGGAATACGATCTTTATATCCCGATGCTAGATGCCAGAAGGATGGAAGTCTACTGTACTGCATTTAACAAAGAAGGATTGGTCGTTACAGCGACACAGGCACTGATTGTAGATGAAGCTAGTATGGATCACTATTTGGCTAAATATCCTCGCATATGCCTATTCGGGCCGGGTGCAGATAAACTAGAAGCCACTTTCAAGGCAGCGAAGGGTGTAGAGGTCATTACAGGGGTTCAGACCAATGCCGTTGATATAAGTCAAATAGCTTTCGATCGATATCAAGCTAAGGAATTTGAAGATGTCGCCTACTTTGAACCTTATTATTTAAAGGATTTTGTTGCCACTACTCCAAAGAAAAGACCGGTCTTATAA
- a CDS encoding CorA family divalent cation transporter, protein MISTIISKEQASYEWIDVFEPSIADLEILKEKYNLNQASIKDSLEPEHLPKIEEFDNYTFIILRMVSSTFKDNSDNIGEITDRLTIFYGSDFVITLHKKNVEFIHKMKLLDFKSAKLKDSKHLANYLSMAALGTFEKILPKISTKLDEYEEGVFLTRQKKLVLKHVYFIKRQIDVVRKVIILYKEIVEHFHASQKRDVYSRDLKDLYLRTNTLYDNLSENTSQLLNIYFNISSNHTNEIMRILTIFSVFFMPITFVAGIYGMNFKNMPELEWYYGYPVAIGIMLGICIAIYYWFKRKGWL, encoded by the coding sequence ATGATATCCACAATAATAAGTAAAGAGCAGGCTAGTTACGAATGGATTGATGTATTCGAACCCAGTATTGCGGATTTAGAGATCTTAAAAGAAAAGTATAATCTCAATCAAGCATCGATTAAAGACTCGTTAGAACCCGAACATTTACCAAAAATAGAAGAGTTTGATAATTACACCTTCATCATATTACGTATGGTCTCTTCTACATTTAAAGATAATTCCGACAATATTGGTGAAATTACCGACCGGTTGACTATTTTTTATGGTTCAGACTTCGTCATTACGCTTCATAAAAAAAATGTAGAATTCATACATAAGATGAAACTGCTGGATTTTAAATCTGCTAAATTAAAAGATAGTAAACACTTGGCTAATTATTTAAGTATGGCAGCACTCGGAACCTTTGAAAAGATACTACCTAAAATCTCGACTAAATTAGATGAGTACGAGGAAGGTGTCTTTCTAACGCGTCAAAAAAAGTTAGTTCTCAAGCATGTTTATTTTATTAAAAGACAGATTGATGTCGTTCGAAAAGTGATTATCCTTTACAAAGAAATAGTAGAACACTTTCATGCGAGCCAAAAAAGAGATGTCTACAGTCGCGATCTAAAAGATCTATATTTACGAACGAATACCCTTTATGATAATCTTTCGGAAAATACGAGTCAACTATTAAATATCTACTTTAATATCTCTTCTAACCATACCAATGAGATTATGCGTATTCTGACCATTTTCTCTGTTTTTTTCATGCCAATCACATTTGTTGCTGGCATATACGGTATGAACTTTAAAAACATGCCAGAATTGGAATGGTATTATGGGTACCCTGTTGCAATAGGAATAATGCTCGGAATTTGTATTGCAATTTATTATTGGTTCAAAAGAAAAGGGTGGTTATAA
- a CDS encoding OmpH family outer membrane protein, with protein MSNIFSTLSKVTLGLAISVAAVSCNQASKTPSTTSTKDAALTEEASTKAEKIVYINSDSLSQKYEYFKDIRTKLEAKVKKAQADLQGKSQAFQREVADYQQKAPNMSANERQATEEKLARKQDELSRLDQNASSSLAQDESSEFNNVYNKITEFLKKHASDNGYTLVLTYSKTNPTVLYADSKLEITNEVVKQLNEEYKKEKK; from the coding sequence ATGAGTAATATATTTTCAACTTTATCAAAAGTAACCTTAGGTCTAGCTATTTCTGTGGCTGCTGTTTCCTGTAATCAAGCATCAAAAACTCCAAGTACTACCTCGACAAAAGATGCTGCATTAACAGAAGAAGCTTCAACAAAAGCTGAAAAAATTGTCTATATCAATTCTGATTCATTATCTCAAAAATATGAATACTTCAAAGATATCAGAACGAAATTAGAAGCAAAGGTTAAGAAGGCTCAAGCAGATTTACAAGGTAAAAGCCAAGCTTTCCAACGTGAAGTTGCAGATTATCAACAAAAAGCACCAAATATGAGTGCCAATGAAAGACAAGCAACAGAAGAGAAATTAGCACGTAAACAAGATGAGTTAAGCCGTCTGGATCAAAATGCTTCTTCTTCATTAGCACAAGATGAGTCTTCAGAATTTAACAATGTCTATAATAAGATAACTGAATTTTTGAAAAAACATGCTAGCGACAATGGTTATACACTTGTTTTAACCTATTCAAAAACAAACCCAACTGTTTTATACGCGGATTCGAAATTGGAAATCACCAATGAGGTGGTAAAACAATTAAATGAAGAGTATAAAAAAGAAAAAAAATAA
- the gyrB gene encoding DNA topoisomerase (ATP-hydrolyzing) subunit B yields MSEENKNASSYSADNIQVLEGLEAVRKRPSMYIGDTGVKGLHHLVYEVVDNSIDEAVAGYCTDIFVTIHTDNSISVKDNGRGIPTGINKKENRSALEIVMTVLHAGGKFDKDTYKVSGGLHGVGVSCVNALSAHLSAVIHRDGKVFQQEYEKGKPLYTVKEIGESDITGTIVTFRPDQEIFTTTTIYNYDTLASRLRELSFLNKGLKLSLVDERETLEDGTLRQDVFLSEGGLQEFVQFLDSNRHPIIPHPIYVEGIKQGIPVELALQYNETYTENVHSYVNNINTIEGGSHVAGFRRGLTRTLKAYADKSGLLKNLKIEITGDDFREGLTAVISVKVAEPQFEGQTKTKLGNSEVMGAVDIAVGEILNIYLEENPREAKAIVQKVVIAAQARAAARKARDLVQRKTVMGGSGLPGKLADCQDNDPTKCEIYFVEGDSAGGTAKSGRDRKYQAIMPLRGKILNVEKAMEHKIYENEEIKNMFTALGVSLGTADDPKALNLDKLRYHRIIIMTDADVDGSHITTLILTFYFRYMKELIEKGYIYIATPPLYLVKKGKEFQYAWNEDQRLNAIQQLKGGGKEDSVHVQRYKGLGEMNAEQLWDTTMNPETRTLRQVTIENAAECDRIFSMLMGDEVAPRREFIERNARYAKIDI; encoded by the coding sequence ATGAGCGAAGAAAACAAAAATGCATCATCCTATTCAGCCGATAATATCCAAGTTTTAGAGGGATTAGAGGCTGTACGTAAACGCCCTTCCATGTATATTGGAGACACTGGGGTTAAAGGTTTGCACCATTTGGTCTATGAGGTAGTCGATAACTCTATCGATGAAGCCGTTGCAGGTTATTGTACAGATATTTTTGTCACTATCCATACAGACAATTCTATTTCTGTAAAAGATAACGGACGTGGTATTCCAACAGGTATCAATAAAAAAGAAAATAGATCCGCACTGGAGATTGTAATGACTGTATTACACGCCGGTGGTAAATTTGATAAAGATACTTATAAAGTATCAGGTGGTCTTCACGGTGTGGGGGTTTCTTGTGTAAACGCTTTATCAGCGCATTTATCTGCAGTGATCCATCGTGATGGTAAGGTATTTCAGCAAGAATACGAAAAAGGGAAACCTTTATATACGGTAAAAGAAATTGGTGAATCAGATATAACAGGAACTATTGTTACTTTTAGACCTGACCAAGAGATTTTCACAACTACCACTATTTATAATTATGATACCCTAGCAAGTCGACTTCGCGAGCTGTCTTTCTTGAATAAGGGACTTAAATTATCTTTAGTAGATGAAAGAGAAACCTTAGAAGATGGTACTTTACGTCAAGACGTATTTTTATCTGAAGGCGGTTTACAAGAGTTTGTACAGTTTTTAGATAGCAATCGTCATCCGATAATACCACATCCAATTTATGTGGAAGGTATTAAACAAGGTATTCCTGTAGAATTAGCGTTGCAATATAACGAGACTTATACAGAGAATGTACATTCGTACGTGAATAACATCAATACCATTGAAGGTGGTTCTCACGTTGCTGGTTTTCGTCGTGGTTTGACACGTACCTTAAAAGCGTATGCTGATAAGTCTGGCTTATTGAAAAATTTGAAGATTGAAATAACTGGAGATGATTTCCGAGAGGGTTTGACTGCGGTGATTTCGGTTAAGGTAGCAGAACCTCAGTTTGAGGGGCAAACCAAAACAAAATTAGGTAACTCAGAAGTAATGGGTGCTGTTGATATCGCTGTGGGTGAAATTTTAAATATTTATTTGGAAGAAAACCCTAGAGAAGCAAAAGCAATTGTACAAAAAGTTGTTATCGCTGCTCAAGCTCGTGCTGCTGCTCGTAAAGCGCGCGATTTAGTACAACGAAAAACAGTAATGGGTGGTTCTGGTTTACCAGGAAAATTGGCTGATTGTCAAGATAATGACCCTACTAAATGTGAGATTTATTTCGTCGAGGGAGATTCAGCTGGTGGTACAGCAAAATCTGGTCGTGACCGAAAATATCAAGCGATTATGCCGCTACGTGGTAAAATCCTAAACGTAGAAAAGGCAATGGAACATAAAATCTATGAAAATGAAGAGATCAAAAATATGTTTACTGCCCTGGGTGTTAGTTTGGGTACTGCGGATGATCCCAAAGCTTTAAATTTAGATAAATTACGCTATCATCGCATCATTATTATGACCGATGCGGACGTAGATGGTTCTCACATTACGACTCTTATCCTAACATTTTATTTTAGGTATATGAAAGAGTTGATTGAGAAGGGGTATATCTACATCGCAACGCCACCTTTATATTTAGTGAAAAAAGGTAAGGAATTTCAATATGCTTGGAACGAAGACCAACGCTTAAATGCTATTCAGCAATTAAAGGGTGGAGGTAAAGAAGATAGTGTACATGTACAGCGCTATAAAGGTCTTGGAGAAATGAACGCAGAACAACTATGGGATACAACTATGAATCCTGAGACGCGTACATTACGTCAAGTAACGATAGAAAATGCTGCTGAATGTGATCGTATATTCTCAATGCTAATGGGCGATGAAGTTGCTCCACGTCGTGAGTTTATTGAACGAAATGCACGTTATGCTAAGATAGATATCTAA
- a CDS encoding ComEA family DNA-binding protein encodes MKIKLYLLIWSSFLTPYYLYGQEYEQLALDQLFEQLLEELEEGVDASELSEKWGYYLKNPIDLNKTNGEELRDLIFLSAIQVENLLTHRKEAGDFLSVQELQSITGFELSTIQNLLPFVTVNNAIHYRDFNVKNLLTKSKQEVMIRYGRIPHKAKGYAITDTARSRYLGDPNRYLLRYRFNYNNKIRLAVNMDKDAGEPFFKDKQQYGFDFYSASLSIRDLGKLKHVVIGDFALQVGQGLTMWNGLSFGKGSMIESAARQGAGLRSYTSLNEANFLRGISGTISLGSFELTPYVSYRHIDGKVEKRHDEWAISTLAISGLHRTPTEQNYRKAIGQLVYGSNIRYGKNRFKIGANFVATQLDGIKTLGKAPENKFDFEGNLLRNGSLYYNYSYKSAYFFGEVATSLDEGYAWLTGLITSITPKFSTVFLYRDYQKNYHSFFSQAIGETSGTQNEKGFYSGLVYHPSRKIQWTTYVDFFKFPWLRYRALEPSSGYDMMSQFSYIWYKKGQLSLRLRYRLREENTSSSKTQKVILAEVKKYQIRLEYKYKLSSIWSIRNRIEAIQYEKEYQVKELGWMVYQDLFYSPNQSKITTNVRLAYFHTDSYNTRIYAFENDVLYASSFPLYYQKGWRIYNNMRYRINRHVDLWTKISAFYYPELDQIGSGLDEIKGNIKSELKVQLRIQF; translated from the coding sequence ATGAAAATAAAACTTTACTTATTGATTTGGTCATCCTTTTTAACACCATATTACCTTTATGGGCAGGAGTATGAACAGTTAGCACTAGACCAGTTATTTGAACAACTGTTGGAGGAGTTAGAAGAGGGTGTTGATGCTAGTGAGCTATCTGAAAAATGGGGCTACTATTTGAAAAACCCAATAGATCTAAATAAAACAAATGGAGAAGAACTGCGTGACTTAATATTTTTAAGCGCAATTCAAGTGGAAAATTTATTGACACACCGGAAGGAGGCGGGTGATTTTCTATCTGTACAAGAGTTGCAAAGCATTACTGGATTTGAATTAAGTACTATTCAAAATTTGCTGCCCTTCGTGACTGTGAATAATGCCATTCATTATCGAGATTTTAATGTTAAGAATTTATTGACCAAATCTAAACAAGAGGTTATGATTCGTTATGGACGTATACCACATAAGGCTAAAGGTTATGCTATAACAGATACTGCGCGTTCTCGATATCTTGGAGACCCTAACAGGTACTTGTTACGCTATAGGTTCAATTATAATAATAAGATTCGCTTAGCAGTCAATATGGATAAGGATGCAGGAGAACCATTTTTTAAAGATAAACAACAATACGGTTTTGATTTTTACTCCGCAAGTCTTTCCATCCGAGATTTGGGAAAGCTGAAACATGTGGTGATTGGTGATTTTGCATTGCAGGTAGGGCAGGGGTTAACTATGTGGAATGGATTGAGTTTTGGGAAAGGGAGTATGATTGAAAGTGCAGCTAGGCAAGGAGCAGGGTTGCGGTCCTATACATCTTTAAATGAAGCAAATTTTTTAAGAGGAATATCTGGTACCATTTCATTAGGCAGTTTTGAGTTGACCCCTTACGTTTCCTATAGACATATCGATGGTAAGGTCGAAAAGAGGCATGACGAATGGGCTATATCAACTTTAGCCATTTCAGGATTACATCGAACACCGACAGAACAAAACTATAGAAAGGCTATTGGTCAACTTGTCTACGGAAGCAATATACGCTACGGAAAAAACAGATTTAAGATAGGGGCAAATTTTGTCGCAACACAGCTTGATGGTATAAAAACCCTAGGTAAGGCCCCTGAAAATAAGTTCGATTTTGAAGGTAATTTATTACGAAATGGAAGTCTCTATTATAACTATTCTTATAAAAGCGCTTATTTCTTTGGTGAAGTTGCCACTAGTTTAGACGAGGGGTATGCTTGGTTAACGGGATTGATTACGAGCATTACTCCGAAGTTCTCGACCGTATTCTTGTATCGCGATTATCAAAAAAATTACCATAGTTTCTTCTCGCAGGCTATCGGGGAGACTAGTGGTACTCAAAATGAAAAAGGATTTTATTCCGGCTTAGTCTATCATCCATCACGGAAAATTCAATGGACAACTTATGTTGATTTTTTTAAGTTTCCTTGGTTACGATATCGGGCTTTAGAACCTTCTTCAGGTTACGATATGATGTCCCAATTTTCTTATATATGGTACAAGAAGGGACAGCTATCCCTGCGCTTGCGCTATCGCCTACGGGAAGAAAATACTTCTAGTTCGAAGACTCAAAAAGTCATTTTAGCAGAAGTTAAGAAGTATCAGATCCGTTTGGAGTACAAGTATAAGTTAAGTAGTATCTGGAGCATCCGTAATCGCATTGAGGCTATCCAATATGAGAAAGAATATCAAGTTAAAGAATTGGGATGGATGGTGTATCAAGATTTGTTTTATAGTCCTAACCAAAGTAAAATAACTACTAATGTGCGATTAGCCTATTTTCATACCGATAGCTATAATACTCGAATCTATGCATTTGAAAACGATGTTTTATACGCATCATCTTTTCCGTTGTATTATCAAAAAGGGTGGCGTATCTATAATAACATGAGGTATAGAATAAATCGTCATGTTGATTTATGGACTAAAATTTCGGCTTTCTACTATCCAGAATTAGATCAGATAGGTTCTGGTCTAGATGAGATTAAAGGAAATATTAAGTCAGAACTTAAAGTACAGTTGAGGATTCAATTCTGA
- a CDS encoding ComEC/Rec2 family competence protein, whose translation MGIGLAHFIPAGNAAFSILNAILITVLLSQVVWFIMQPRFRSLYIMNSYVILFVFGLWNISRTHFKNDANHFHLGASDQFIAIVDDEPIVKNNTVRFSALLRAKETKSTFRKATGNLMMTVELDRTAPIQYGDEIIFINKIKAIPNHYNPLEFDYKNYLANRGIYFQNRLSLGEYKVIGRNKGNRIKALGLNLRQGLVHKFRKYLDDEEAFQIATALIFGYRTTMSTDTLQTFSNTGTIHVLSVSGMHVGIVFLLLLWLLQQVKGNHVLHITRTVLLLLAIWSYTILTGMAPSILRAAIMLSFFLITRLLRREVNILNTLAASAFLLLLFQPNMLFDIGFQLSYSAVLGIVFLFPLYKRIAPYTDGRFSHHIWDSIGISLSAQTSTAPLSLFYFGQFPNYFLIANVLVVLPVTIIMYVGLVLMFLPFDSINIWLGHVLQWLVKYMFLMLKFLDKLPYSTWTGIVLSPIMVFVSLTMLLTLTYAFQWKSKNVMYFSLFFLLIFVIIFNYQQHLKLTYKGFRIYNTGKDITLAFIKRNKVTVISSFDSLNTRALKYSIYRDLSRFSNWNRIGYHKLISDDSLRVNYLIQKSGLIIQIMEHATLQVLPTDVLIVRKNSKWNFVDNVKLIKPKIVLFDGTNSDHNIQVWQQQLDSLAIRHYSIKNNFAYVWDKELL comes from the coding sequence ATGGGTATTGGACTTGCGCATTTTATACCAGCAGGTAATGCGGCATTTTCTATTTTGAATGCTATACTTATCACTGTTTTACTGAGTCAAGTTGTGTGGTTCATTATGCAACCAAGATTTCGGAGCCTTTATATCATGAACAGCTATGTCATACTTTTTGTATTTGGCTTATGGAATATATCTAGAACACACTTTAAGAATGATGCCAATCATTTTCACTTAGGAGCGAGTGATCAATTTATAGCAATAGTGGATGATGAACCAATTGTTAAAAATAATACGGTGAGATTTTCTGCTCTATTGCGAGCAAAAGAAACAAAGTCAACATTTCGAAAAGCGACGGGTAATCTGATGATGACTGTGGAATTAGATCGTACAGCCCCCATTCAATACGGAGATGAAATCATTTTTATCAACAAGATTAAAGCTATACCCAACCATTACAACCCTCTTGAATTTGATTATAAAAACTATTTAGCAAACCGCGGTATATATTTTCAAAACAGGTTAAGTTTAGGTGAATATAAAGTCATCGGTCGGAATAAGGGCAATCGTATTAAAGCATTAGGATTGAACTTGAGACAAGGGTTAGTCCATAAGTTTAGAAAATATTTGGATGATGAAGAAGCATTTCAAATAGCAACAGCTCTTATTTTCGGATATCGTACTACTATGTCGACAGATACCTTACAGACCTTTAGTAATACAGGTACGATACATGTATTGAGTGTTTCGGGTATGCATGTAGGTATTGTTTTTCTATTGCTGTTGTGGTTGTTGCAACAGGTAAAAGGAAATCATGTTCTCCATATCACTCGCACTGTTTTGTTGTTGTTAGCAATCTGGAGTTATACCATTCTCACTGGGATGGCTCCGTCCATATTAAGGGCTGCAATTATGTTAAGTTTTTTTCTAATAACCCGTTTACTAAGGAGAGAGGTGAATATTTTAAATACCCTAGCTGCATCAGCATTTCTACTCTTACTGTTTCAACCAAATATGCTCTTTGACATTGGTTTCCAATTATCGTATAGTGCCGTCTTAGGTATTGTTTTTCTTTTTCCATTATATAAAAGAATCGCACCCTATACGGACGGTCGTTTTAGTCATCATATATGGGACAGTATTGGTATTTCATTAAGTGCTCAAACCTCTACGGCACCGTTGTCTTTATTTTATTTTGGTCAGTTTCCCAATTATTTCTTGATTGCAAATGTGCTTGTCGTGCTACCTGTTACGATTATCATGTATGTTGGTTTAGTCTTGATGTTCTTACCATTTGATTCTATTAATATATGGCTAGGGCATGTGCTACAATGGCTCGTTAAGTATATGTTTCTTATGCTTAAATTTTTGGATAAATTACCCTATTCTACATGGACAGGAATTGTTCTTTCCCCTATTATGGTGTTTGTAAGCTTAACCATGCTTTTGACCCTTACCTATGCTTTTCAATGGAAAAGTAAAAATGTAATGTATTTTAGTCTGTTTTTTTTATTGATTTTCGTTATAATTTTTAACTACCAACAACATCTTAAATTAACCTATAAAGGTTTTCGAATATACAATACAGGAAAAGATATAACGCTTGCATTTATTAAAAGGAATAAAGTGACTGTGATTAGTTCTTTTGATTCACTTAATACTAGGGCATTAAAGTACAGTATATATCGGGATTTGAGTAGATTTTCCAATTGGAATAGGATTGGTTATCATAAATTGATTTCTGATGATTCTTTACGAGTTAATTATCTCATTCAAAAATCGGGCTTAATTATTCAGATTATGGAGCATGCAACACTTCAAGTCTTACCTACGGATGTATTGATTGTAAGAAAAAATAGTAAATGGAACTTTGTGGATAATGTAAAGCTTATTAAACCTAAAATTGTTTTGTTTGATGGGACAAATAGTGATCATAATATTCAGGTATGGCAGCAACAGTTGGACAGTTTGGCAATACGGCATTATAGCATAAAAAATAATTTTGCGTATGTTTGGGATAAGGAGTTATTATGA
- a CDS encoding ATP-dependent DNA helicase RecQ, with protein sequence MSVDSVSILRQYWGHDGFRPLQEEIIQSVLDKKDTLALLPTGGGKSICFQVPAMLMPGICIVVTPLIALMKDQVQHLKDIGIDAVAIYSGLKPREVDIILDNCIFGHIKFLYLSPERLYSDLVQERIRHMSVNLFAIDEAHCISQWGYDFRPPYLHLSKLKELHPDVPYLALTATATTEVIADIQDKLQFKTKHVFVKSFLRDNLGYMALEEENKSARMIRIIQKLGGCGVVYVRNRRETQEIAQFLTNNGIAADFYHAGLPGKDRDRKQEDWMQNRTRVIVATNAFGMGIDKSDVRFVIHLGIPESLEAYYQEAGRAGRDGKKAFPVLLYQQEDKNRLLKNAELSFPTVAFIQQVYHHLCNHFQIPYGAGEGLNFDFDVVAFIKKYKIETIPTLSALKFLEKDGWLALSEAVFIPARFKFEVHHQELYKIQVQYERFDKLIKAILRSYGGVFDDYITINEYEFAKKLGVSFDQIVSLIQGLVQMEIASYIPPTDAPQLSFLQDRVDYKNLYVDHIFIRERKRVKTKQVEAMLNYIDHSQCRSQSLLHYFGEQHALFCQVCDLCLIRNHQAKMHKNIKLEIERILLKEPQTIHDLIEHISFGDDETKLGIVRSLIDHLKIRVVEDLYHWNTKI encoded by the coding sequence ATGAGTGTAGATAGCGTTAGCATATTAAGGCAATACTGGGGACATGATGGTTTTAGACCACTGCAGGAGGAAATAATTCAATCTGTTTTAGATAAGAAGGATACATTAGCTTTACTGCCCACTGGTGGAGGAAAATCAATCTGTTTTCAAGTTCCTGCGATGTTGATGCCAGGTATTTGCATCGTGGTGACACCTTTGATTGCATTGATGAAGGATCAAGTACAACATCTTAAGGATATTGGTATTGATGCGGTTGCCATCTATTCTGGACTGAAGCCAAGGGAAGTAGATATTATTTTAGATAACTGTATTTTTGGTCATATTAAGTTTCTTTATCTTTCACCGGAGCGGCTGTATAGTGATTTGGTTCAGGAGCGAATAAGACATATGTCTGTTAATCTTTTCGCAATCGATGAAGCACATTGTATTTCTCAATGGGGGTATGATTTTAGACCACCTTACTTACATCTTTCTAAGCTTAAAGAATTACATCCCGATGTACCTTATTTAGCACTTACAGCGACAGCCACAACAGAAGTAATTGCAGATATTCAGGATAAATTGCAGTTTAAAACTAAACATGTATTTGTTAAAAGCTTTTTACGGGATAACCTTGGATACATGGCGCTGGAAGAAGAAAATAAATCGGCACGCATGATTCGTATCATTCAAAAATTAGGTGGTTGTGGAGTAGTATATGTACGGAATAGGAGAGAGACCCAAGAGATTGCTCAATTTTTAACGAATAATGGTATTGCAGCAGATTTTTATCATGCTGGTTTGCCAGGAAAGGATCGAGATCGTAAGCAGGAGGATTGGATGCAAAATAGAACACGCGTTATCGTTGCTACAAATGCCTTTGGGATGGGGATTGACAAATCTGATGTAAGATTCGTTATCCATTTGGGCATTCCTGAATCGCTAGAGGCGTATTATCAAGAAGCAGGTCGTGCGGGGCGAGATGGGAAAAAAGCATTCCCAGTCCTATTGTATCAACAAGAAGATAAAAATCGACTTTTGAAAAATGCAGAACTCAGTTTCCCTACTGTGGCTTTCATTCAACAAGTTTATCATCACTTATGTAATCATTTTCAAATCCCTTATGGTGCAGGGGAAGGCCTTAACTTTGATTTCGATGTTGTTGCTTTTATAAAAAAGTATAAAATAGAAACAATACCCACGCTAAGTGCGCTCAAGTTTTTGGAGAAAGATGGATGGTTAGCATTATCAGAGGCAGTATTTATACCTGCGCGATTTAAATTTGAGGTCCATCATCAGGAACTCTATAAAATCCAAGTTCAATATGAGCGATTCGATAAACTTATCAAGGCTATATTGCGATCTTATGGTGGCGTATTTGATGATTACATCACCATAAATGAATATGAGTTTGCCAAGAAGCTTGGCGTATCATTTGATCAAATAGTAAGCTTAATCCAAGGCCTAGTACAAATGGAAATAGCGAGTTATATACCTCCAACAGATGCACCACAGTTATCTTTTTTGCAAGATCGAGTAGATTATAAAAATCTATATGTAGATCATATTTTTATAAGGGAAAGAAAGCGTGTAAAGACAAAGCAGGTCGAGGCAATGCTCAACTATATTGATCATTCGCAATGTCGTAGTCAATCACTATTGCATTATTTTGGTGAACAGCATGCATTATTTTGCCAAGTATGTGATCTTTGCCTTATTCGAAATCATCAGGCTAAGATGCACAAGAATATAAAATTAGAGATAGAACGGATTTTATTGAAGGAACCTCAAACTATACATGATTTAATAGAGCATATTTCCTTCGGCGACGACGAAACAAAATTGGGAATAGTGAGAAGCTTGATTGATCATTTGAAAATACGCGTTGTAGAGGATTTGTATCATTGGAACACGAAAATCTAG